One segment of Shewanella piezotolerans WP3 DNA contains the following:
- a CDS encoding FAD/NAD(P)-binding protein, whose amino-acid sequence MSVNICIIGAGLASTAILVNLIKAVEQQKLGHVSIDVFEKSSRFGPGLAYRYESNMLLLNRTTRRMFVTEKGDFLAWINQQQFVELDYPIDDTYLPRHYFGKFLSWLFQHSKVRAKQLNCDVNLLNSTVTDMRREGQKMCLLSCEGDYFEYDHIFSCVGNDTKADPYDLIGTSGYYSNPYPANQFNALKKGVKVALIGTRLTAVDLAIQISEMQPDAEITMLSRNSGLPSKAGLAFHIIELTYFNEQNIAKLAQPGEPISLKAVARLLNQDLQAAGIKLGIFGLFNGARNQVFDGDEEQVRNMREVLLAASESISFVWKRLSEADRNLFFKRYAEAWVLLRLTMPGSSDGRIRQLIQTGKLEVSSGLKDINHDVEKGYRVGYQNGQESWFDVVINCTGIKRHCDKLSQSLIHSMVDQGLCTIHPFGGVRIDPKTNFSISADSKINPNLSIIGQLSVGEYFMVNSVDVLLLQSHIVVNAFIAKTNSAKVYNQPSVFVQTFDEALLTG is encoded by the coding sequence ATGTCAGTTAATATTTGTATCATAGGAGCTGGGCTGGCCAGTACAGCAATACTAGTGAACTTGATCAAAGCGGTTGAACAACAAAAGTTGGGTCACGTATCGATCGATGTATTTGAAAAGTCTAGTCGTTTTGGACCTGGTTTGGCTTATCGTTATGAATCAAACATGCTGTTGCTTAACCGGACGACTCGCAGGATGTTTGTCACAGAAAAAGGCGATTTTTTAGCATGGATAAATCAACAACAATTTGTTGAGTTAGATTACCCTATTGATGATACATATTTGCCCAGACATTATTTTGGAAAATTTTTAAGCTGGCTTTTTCAACATTCGAAAGTCCGAGCAAAGCAACTAAATTGTGACGTCAATCTTTTGAATAGCACCGTAACAGACATGAGACGTGAAGGTCAAAAGATGTGCTTGTTGTCCTGCGAAGGTGATTACTTCGAATACGATCACATTTTTTCGTGTGTTGGCAACGATACCAAGGCTGATCCATATGATCTTATAGGCACTTCCGGATATTACTCGAATCCTTATCCTGCTAACCAATTTAACGCCCTTAAAAAAGGGGTGAAAGTGGCATTAATCGGCACTCGATTGACGGCGGTTGACTTGGCTATCCAAATCAGCGAAATGCAACCTGACGCCGAAATAACCATGCTTTCTCGCAATAGTGGTTTACCCTCCAAAGCAGGTTTGGCCTTCCATATCATAGAGTTGACCTATTTCAATGAACAAAACATTGCCAAACTGGCCCAGCCTGGCGAGCCAATATCACTCAAAGCGGTGGCTCGTTTACTTAATCAAGACTTGCAGGCAGCGGGTATCAAACTGGGGATCTTTGGATTATTCAATGGTGCTAGAAATCAAGTGTTTGATGGCGATGAAGAGCAAGTTCGTAACATGAGAGAAGTATTGTTAGCAGCCAGCGAGTCGATTTCTTTTGTCTGGAAACGCCTATCAGAAGCAGACCGAAACCTGTTCTTCAAGCGATATGCTGAAGCTTGGGTATTACTCCGGTTAACAATGCCTGGTAGTAGCGACGGCAGGATCAGGCAATTGATCCAAACTGGCAAACTGGAAGTATCCTCTGGGCTAAAAGACATCAACCATGATGTCGAAAAAGGCTACCGGGTTGGATATCAAAATGGCCAAGAGAGTTGGTTTGATGTGGTGATTAACTGTACTGGTATAAAACGTCATTGTGACAAATTGAGCCAGTCACTGATCCACTCAATGGTTGATCAAGGGTTATGTACTATTCATCCCTTCGGTGGCGTGCGCATTGATCCAAAAACCAATTTTTCGATATCGGCAGACAGCAAGATTAATCCAAATTTATCGATTATTGGACAACTGTCAGTGGGTGAATACTTCATGGTCAACAGTGTTGATGTGTTGTTACTGCAATCTCATATTGTGGTCAATGCTTTTATCGCCAAAACCAACAGTGCCAAGGTTTACAACCAACCTTCAGTGTTTGTCCAAACATTTGACGAAGCGCTTTTGACCGGTTAG
- a CDS encoding efflux RND transporter permease subunit: MLALKQRFKSQSIVVMGSLITTRPVFIIYLFLLLAVMGTGIATQLPISIYPPIDKPTIRVTQNFSQDSHDFYINYGQKIERSFRTIENVEDVEATYTRGKAVFFVNFSWNANSQSAKRDVETIASFYQAQLPKYLPATRVDFFDPASENYVAFKSTQLDTAALSSLIKNALIPKLEGIEGVGAAWVSDASSQQVLIKLKPYAMMKYGVSLATVINTLTFNEVDIDLGRLKSEDTGDIGINFKLGYTSVAEISAIELKSIAGNKLLIKDIADVRLEKKDADRFFYFNDEEVIAVAIWPEPGANMYEVSRQFIELTQSFSRESSDILVINNPKQFIEEAIINILLAIALGMAIAAVVVLCFYRKLSSVLFICISMPLCLVISILVMRVLGVGINLLSLGAMSISIGMVVDSSILVIDSLVYQQQQNKGKIDLLRLIQSMTNEIRPSIITSTLTSIVVFLPLAFTEPLTATLLKDLALVTVSILVTSLFVSLFFIPALFLVLKPQAQSKLSGQSNNGISVYFLRLINVIPTAKWVFPFVILSACIYTVVELIPKIDLEVVAQPKAQIIDVHVLFNATGLAPDRKMAIIRPLRQEIEQLAADKLKFIYIDVRKNDAYLSLHVKNYDDNAQLLKALSSIDEKLFNAELSYEPWITSSLKIKDYPARELLFTSASDSQNRTLLIRAKAIVKASQNINRVKIKPSDRQVDEVNLNLKSTTVDSLLDDRGFARELDQLTLYVKHAVAPQKLTDITTEQGDFPVYLSVSEQSTKAFDILDTPYEINGHKAFIGDLVTLSATRSWREFYSVNTRPTFSLQLWSNPGVTEAQIDQLVALLRAELGDNSFAETNPSTEMVKGLESIVTAFIFSIVSVFLVVLYHFKTVARSLAVMSVVLFGITGSVVSLYVFESTLSLNSMLGMLILVGLSVNNSILILDFYQKNQAPGKNSINVIGQSISRRFRSLLVTNLTTFAGMLPLAVGFGPGQDILKPLGISVSGGLLIATGLTIIVFPVILLWFKPLHSAKISTPISPSALIGSTR; encoded by the coding sequence ATGCTGGCGCTAAAACAACGCTTTAAATCACAGAGTATTGTCGTCATGGGTTCATTGATTACCACCAGACCAGTTTTCATCATTTATCTTTTTTTATTGTTGGCGGTGATGGGAACTGGAATTGCCACTCAATTACCGATCTCAATTTATCCACCCATCGATAAACCAACCATTCGGGTGACCCAGAATTTTAGCCAGGATAGTCACGACTTTTACATTAATTACGGCCAAAAAATCGAACGTTCCTTTCGCACTATCGAAAATGTTGAAGACGTTGAAGCAACCTACACACGAGGAAAAGCGGTTTTTTTCGTCAATTTTTCTTGGAACGCTAATTCACAATCCGCCAAACGGGATGTCGAAACCATTGCGTCATTTTATCAAGCGCAATTACCGAAATACCTACCCGCAACCCGGGTCGACTTTTTTGACCCAGCATCTGAAAATTATGTTGCCTTTAAATCGACCCAATTAGACACAGCAGCCCTGAGCAGCCTGATTAAAAATGCTCTTATCCCCAAACTTGAAGGCATTGAAGGCGTGGGGGCGGCTTGGGTTTCAGACGCATCATCCCAGCAAGTTTTAATTAAATTAAAACCCTATGCCATGATGAAGTACGGGGTCTCGCTTGCTACTGTGATCAACACGTTAACTTTCAATGAAGTCGATATTGACTTAGGTAGGCTAAAAAGTGAAGACACCGGTGACATCGGTATCAACTTCAAACTCGGTTATACCTCGGTGGCAGAAATTAGCGCCATTGAACTAAAATCAATAGCTGGTAACAAACTGTTGATTAAAGATATCGCCGACGTCAGATTAGAGAAAAAAGACGCTGACCGTTTTTTCTATTTTAATGATGAAGAGGTAATAGCCGTTGCTATTTGGCCTGAACCTGGTGCCAATATGTATGAAGTATCACGTCAATTTATTGAATTGACTCAAAGCTTTTCCAGGGAGAGCTCCGATATTTTGGTCATCAACAACCCTAAACAGTTTATTGAAGAAGCAATTATCAATATCTTGCTCGCCATCGCATTAGGTATGGCCATAGCGGCTGTAGTGGTATTGTGTTTCTACAGAAAACTATCCAGTGTTTTATTCATCTGTATCTCAATGCCGCTGTGTTTGGTGATCTCAATATTGGTCATGAGAGTATTGGGCGTCGGTATTAATTTATTATCTCTTGGTGCAATGAGTATCTCCATTGGTATGGTAGTAGATAGCTCTATTCTGGTCATCGACAGCTTGGTCTACCAGCAACAACAGAATAAAGGAAAAATAGACCTGTTACGACTGATCCAGTCAATGACAAATGAAATTAGGCCTTCCATCATTACATCGACTTTAACCTCTATTGTGGTCTTTTTACCGCTTGCTTTTACTGAGCCTTTGACCGCTACACTATTAAAAGATTTAGCATTGGTCACGGTCTCAATCTTGGTCACATCATTATTTGTCAGCTTATTTTTTATTCCAGCGTTATTTTTGGTGCTCAAACCCCAAGCACAATCCAAACTATCAGGTCAGTCCAACAACGGCATCAGCGTTTATTTCTTACGTCTCATCAATGTCATTCCAACGGCTAAGTGGGTGTTTCCTTTTGTTATCTTGTCGGCTTGCATTTACACGGTTGTTGAACTTATACCTAAAATTGACCTCGAAGTGGTCGCCCAGCCCAAAGCGCAAATCATTGACGTGCATGTGCTATTTAATGCTACTGGTTTAGCGCCTGATCGGAAAATGGCGATTATTCGCCCTCTACGGCAGGAAATAGAACAATTAGCAGCCGACAAACTCAAATTCATTTACATTGACGTTCGCAAAAATGATGCCTATCTATCGCTGCACGTTAAAAACTACGACGACAATGCGCAGTTACTCAAAGCATTGTCCAGCATAGATGAAAAACTATTTAATGCCGAACTAAGCTATGAACCCTGGATAACATCATCATTGAAAATCAAAGACTACCCTGCCAGAGAGTTACTATTCACCTCTGCAAGCGACAGTCAAAACCGCACGCTACTCATACGGGCTAAAGCTATTGTAAAAGCGTCGCAAAATATCAATAGAGTTAAAATTAAGCCTAGTGACAGGCAAGTCGATGAAGTAAATCTGAATCTAAAATCAACCACCGTTGACAGCTTGCTAGATGACCGAGGTTTTGCTCGAGAGCTTGACCAACTGACCCTTTACGTCAAACATGCAGTTGCGCCACAAAAGCTGACCGACATAACAACGGAACAAGGAGATTTTCCTGTATACCTGAGTGTCTCAGAACAGTCTACAAAAGCATTTGATATCTTGGACACACCGTATGAGATCAATGGTCACAAAGCTTTTATCGGCGATTTGGTTACGTTATCGGCTACCCGCAGCTGGCGAGAATTCTATTCGGTCAACACCAGACCTACTTTCAGTTTGCAACTATGGAGTAATCCTGGAGTAACTGAAGCACAAATAGACCAATTAGTTGCCCTGTTGAGGGCTGAATTAGGAGATAACTCCTTTGCAGAAACCAACCCTAGTACAGAAATGGTTAAAGGTCTGGAATCCATAGTTACGGCGTTCATATTTTCAATCGTGTCTGTATTTCTAGTGGTCTTATACCACTTTAAAACGGTTGCTCGCTCATTGGCCGTGATGTCCGTTGTATTGTTTGGCATCACTGGTAGCGTAGTTTCTCTTTACGTATTTGAAAGTACTTTGTCACTAAACTCCATGTTGGGTATGTTGATTTTAGTCGGGTTATCCGTTAATAACTCAATATTAATACTCGATTTTTACCAAAAGAACCAGGCGCCAGGTAAAAATTCGATCAACGTCATAGGCCAAAGTATCAGTCGACGGTTTCGTTCACTGTTAGTGACAAATTTGACTACATTTGCAGGGATGTTACCGCTCGCTGTCGGTTTTGGCCCTGGTCAAGATATATTAAAACCGCTCGGTATAAGTGTTAGTGGCGGCCTACTCATCGCCACAGGATTAACCATTATTGTCTTTCCAGTGATATTACTTTGGTTTAAGCCCTTGCATAGCGCAAAAATTAGTACACCGATTTCGCCATCAGCTTTAATTGGATCTACACGTTAG
- a CDS encoding Y-family DNA polymerase: protein MFALVDANSFYCSAEQVFRPDWRGKPVIVLSNNDGCVVAANRQAKAAGVPKFVPYFQIKDLCQKKGVIALSSNYELYGDLSAKMMQIIGRFSPEQHIYSIDESFLSFAHCYPAIPCLEAQGQRIRRAVWKEARLPVCVGIGATLTLSKVANHAAKKLAGYNGVCVLDNESKRLAVLHQLEAGDVWGIGRKITKKLALMNIHSALDLANMPAGLARKQFSIEVERTVRELNGQVCKQWDEARADKKQIFSTRSVGERITDIEALQQALCKHAAIAATKARQQGSSCKSMLVFASNSPYDERPQSFKTVVHFPYPTDSTIELSAAVSKVIPKLFRPGVRYYKVGVGLIDLASTTNAQLDLFSGSTSNPKLMLTYDDINQRYGTDTLFLAAQGAEQKWSMRRDLLTKQYTTKWGCVPQIRC from the coding sequence ATGTTTGCCCTAGTCGATGCCAATTCCTTTTACTGCAGTGCCGAGCAAGTATTTCGTCCTGATTGGCGTGGTAAGCCGGTTATTGTACTGTCGAATAACGACGGCTGTGTGGTAGCGGCCAATCGCCAAGCAAAGGCAGCTGGTGTACCTAAGTTTGTGCCCTATTTTCAAATCAAAGATCTTTGCCAAAAGAAAGGCGTTATCGCGCTTTCATCCAACTATGAACTTTATGGTGATCTCTCCGCTAAGATGATGCAGATCATCGGCCGTTTTTCGCCTGAGCAGCACATTTACTCGATAGATGAATCCTTCTTGTCTTTTGCGCATTGCTACCCTGCAATCCCATGTTTAGAAGCACAAGGCCAACGAATAAGGCGAGCGGTGTGGAAAGAAGCACGCTTACCGGTTTGTGTGGGTATTGGTGCCACGTTAACGCTATCAAAAGTAGCAAACCACGCCGCTAAAAAGCTCGCTGGCTATAACGGGGTTTGTGTTCTTGATAATGAATCGAAGCGACTGGCAGTACTGCATCAACTAGAGGCCGGTGACGTTTGGGGCATTGGTCGGAAGATCACTAAAAAGCTAGCACTGATGAATATCCATAGCGCGTTAGATCTTGCCAATATGCCAGCAGGTTTAGCGCGTAAGCAATTTAGCATCGAGGTCGAACGTACTGTTCGTGAGCTAAACGGCCAAGTCTGTAAGCAATGGGATGAAGCGCGTGCAGATAAAAAGCAGATCTTCTCGACGCGTAGTGTCGGTGAGCGAATAACGGATATCGAGGCTCTGCAGCAAGCACTGTGCAAGCATGCCGCTATTGCCGCTACTAAAGCGCGCCAGCAGGGTTCAAGCTGTAAGAGTATGCTAGTTTTTGCTTCAAACTCCCCTTATGACGAAAGGCCGCAAAGCTTTAAAACCGTGGTGCATTTTCCCTACCCAACTGACAGTACGATTGAGTTAAGCGCTGCGGTGTCTAAAGTGATCCCTAAGCTATTCCGTCCTGGTGTGCGGTACTACAAAGTCGGTGTGGGGTTGATTGATTTGGCCAGTACCACTAACGCCCAGTTAGATCTGTTTAGTGGCAGTACCTCTAACCCCAAACTTATGCTTACTTACGATGATATTAATCAGCGTTATGGCACCGATACGCTATTTTTAGCCGCACAAGGCGCAGAGCAAAAGTGGTCGATGCGAAGGGATTTACTGACAAAGCAGTACACAACCAAATGGGGGTGTGTACCGCAGATCAGGTGTTGA
- a CDS encoding MFS transporter — MLKLVISEFFTNVAKGLFTLALGMMLYELTDSVLAFALAFTSEFVFSLLLQGFSGSFVDRYSPKRVLVINAALISAVFLAVVGLTWSQVSLPAGLLFGLALVINFCRPFFRAATFAIVPEVVSSDQYEKINSYISIALQVGQIVGMVLAGVLLELASMHAVITCVGGCYLLSLVGYWQLKPKGLDKTSNQVAKASWKTVFDFIKKSPFVMGVYIIGALDFAFIGLFNLMLAPVVRRNYDSAERWLTILDMSFAAGAILAGFYIVKRKQKLGIRLDMTVLSIMAAGLTFVAFWLQFPDIVVITLIALFGGFLTMSTVVWSTTLQQISPPQIKGRLASIKLVCNSFFITVSTLGASALNRNGFEASLGFSVVCACIAMVIAVGVYTMAQNSFGFRNYKLSQDVS; from the coding sequence ATGTTAAAACTAGTTATCAGTGAATTTTTTACCAATGTCGCCAAAGGGTTGTTTACCTTGGCATTGGGGATGATGTTGTACGAATTGACCGACAGTGTATTGGCCTTTGCACTGGCATTTACCAGCGAATTTGTGTTTTCGTTGTTATTGCAAGGCTTTTCAGGCAGCTTTGTTGACCGCTATTCGCCTAAACGCGTTTTGGTCATCAATGCAGCATTAATTTCAGCCGTCTTTTTGGCGGTCGTAGGCCTAACATGGTCTCAGGTATCGTTACCTGCTGGGCTGCTATTTGGGTTGGCACTAGTGATCAATTTTTGTCGTCCCTTCTTTCGTGCTGCGACGTTTGCCATCGTACCAGAGGTTGTGAGTAGTGACCAATATGAAAAAATCAACAGCTATATCTCGATAGCTCTTCAAGTAGGCCAGATAGTCGGAATGGTGTTGGCTGGTGTATTGCTTGAGCTTGCTAGTATGCATGCGGTGATCACCTGTGTTGGCGGCTGTTACTTGTTGTCATTGGTAGGTTATTGGCAATTGAAACCTAAAGGACTAGACAAAACCTCAAATCAAGTGGCTAAAGCCAGTTGGAAAACCGTTTTTGATTTCATCAAAAAGAGCCCTTTTGTGATGGGGGTTTACATCATAGGGGCACTTGATTTTGCTTTTATTGGCCTCTTTAACCTCATGTTGGCTCCTGTCGTCAGACGAAATTATGATTCGGCTGAAAGGTGGTTAACCATATTGGACATGAGTTTTGCTGCTGGTGCGATATTGGCTGGTTTTTATATAGTCAAACGTAAGCAGAAATTGGGTATACGCCTAGATATGACAGTGCTTTCAATTATGGCGGCAGGATTAACCTTTGTTGCGTTTTGGCTGCAGTTTCCTGACATCGTAGTTATCACACTGATTGCACTATTTGGCGGTTTTTTAACGATGTCGACCGTTGTGTGGAGTACTACGTTACAGCAAATATCACCACCTCAAATTAAAGGGAGGCTCGCTTCTATAAAGCTGGTGTGTAATTCATTTTTTATTACAGTTAGCACTTTGGGCGCTTCAGCACTCAATAGAAACGGTTTCGAGGCCTCATTGGGCTTTTCAGTTGTTTGTGCCTGTATAGCCATGGTAATAGCAGTAGGCGTTTATACCATGGCACAAAATTCTTTCGGTTTTAGAAATTATAAGTTGAGTCAGGATGTCAGTTAA